In the genome of Acidobacteriota bacterium, the window GCCCTGGCTCCAGTAGCGCTCGCTCATCAGACGCGCGTCCTTGCCGGGCGACCAGTAGACGAACAGCTCGTTCTTCGACTTGATCATCTGTCGATAGGTGCCGAGGTTGATGTGGTCGTCCTCCAGATCGCGCGTTACCAGCACGTCCCATGTGCCCAGATAGCGGCCGCCATCGCGGGGCCACATCTTCGGCGCGGGGAAGTCGAACAGATTGATGTCCTTGCCCTCGAGGATAATCTCGTTGACTGGCGCCTGCTCCGGCTTCACCTGGACCGGGGGAATCTTCTTGCCGAACTTGGCCTTGCACAGCTCGATCAGCTCCTGCATGCTCTTGCCCACGGGCAGGCCCATGGCCATGGCCACGCGGTCCTGGCCGGTGCCGAACATGTTCATCAGCGCCGACGACCCGTGCTTGGAGTCCTTCACGTTGGTGAACCACAACGCCGGCGCGCCTTCCTTTTGCGCCACCATGTAGTTCAGCGCGCCCATCTCCTCATTCCAGTCGACCGGCGCAGTGATCTTCTTGAGCTGCCCCATCTTCTCGCACTCTTTTATAAAGTCCCGAGTTGTCTGCATTATTTCCTCCTGATCATTTCACCCTCGACGGGTCAAATTATGCCAAATCCCGAATGTCCATTCACGCCAAAATTGACCAAATTTGCGGCAGAGACCAAAGTGCACACTTTCACGGTTCTGACCAAAGAACGCCGCAATTCACGCGTGTCCCAGATACGCCATACGCGCCGTTTTTTCCGCCCCACAAAATCCGCGAAATCTGCGGATAATTCCGGGATGCGGTCGCGCCGCCAACCATCTTTATAATTGACTCCGCCGCAAAGCTCCAATACATTGTAAATTTAGTACTAATACTTTTTTCGTATTAATCGAATTTTGCCGCGCCTTCTGTCAGAGCCGCAACCGGGAGGGAGTGGTCGTTCAGGGGGCGACCCGGTCCCAGCAGCCACCGCTCCCTTCCGGTCGCGGCTCTGTTGCGATATGGAGATCACACACATGGAACTCCGCCAACTCCGCTACTTCCTCGCCGTCTCCGAAGAACTGCACTTCGGACGCGCCGCGCGGCGCCTGCACATGAGCCAGCCGCCGTTGAGCGCGCAGATCCGCCAGCTCGAGGAGGAGATGCGCATCCAGTTATTCTACCGCACCAAGCGCAAAGTGGAACTCACGGAAGCGGGCCGCGTCTTCGCGCGAGAAGCCCGCCTCATTTTGCAGCAGGTGGAGCTGGCCACGGGACTCGCCGCCGAGGCCAACCGCTCCAAGCAGAACCGCCTCGTAGTGGGATGCTCGCCGGCCAACAGCGAAGTGGTGGTGCGCATCCTGAGCGCGGTCGCGCGACGCAACCCGGCGCTTGCCATCACCGTGAAGAGCCTGCCCACGCCGCAGCAGATCGAGGCGCTGCGCAACAGCCAGATCGACCTCGGCTTCATCACCATCCCCGTGCCGCACGAGGGCCTCGCCGTGGAGCCGCTGTGGAAGGAGCCGCTGGTCGTCGCGCTGCCTCGCGCGCACGCACTGGCCTCGCGCGGCCGCATCGCATTGCGCGCGCTGGAGCGCGAGACACTCATCCTCTTCCCGCTATACATGAGTCCCGGCCGCTACGAGTCCATCGCAGACATGTGCCGCAAAGCCGGCTTCAGCCTGAACGCCGTGCATGAAGTGGACAACATCCACACCATGCTGGAGATGGTCAGCGCGGGAATGGGCGTGGCTCTGCTGCGCGCCTCCGCCCGCCTGATCGAAAACCCGCTGGGTCGTTCTCTGAAACACCCGCTTGGAAACCCGGTCGAAAAGAAGTCGCCGGGCAATCGCGGCATCGCCTTCCGCGACCTGCAACACTCCCCACTAGTCGAGACCGCCCTAGCCTACCGCCCCGACCACAAGATCGCCTCCCTGCCCGAGTTCGCCGCCATCGCCCGCCAGGTCAGCAGCCGATTCGCGTAGAACCAATCCCAGCAATTCAGCCAACACCCTAGGGTGTGCCCACTATTCCTTGATATGATACCTACTGGAAATCGACCAGAGGGAATTAGCCGAACCGTTAAATTACTTATGAGACTAGCAACACAAATGAAGCAAGCGCTGCTTTTTCCTGGCCTTGAAGATACGCCCACAAAAAAGACCGACACAACTTCCACTTTCCAAAGCAATTTAGCATTGCCGATTCATAGGTGGTTTCGGTATTCAGCCGGTTTTTCCGCAGCTTGGGCTAAAGAACTAATTGACAGAGAAAAGGCCAATGGAAGAAAGCGGGTTCTAGATCCATTCGCCGGTTCCGGAACGGTTTTGTTGGAAGGCGAGCAGAGCAATGTTTCAACCATCGGAGTGGAAGCACATCCTTTTGTCTCCCGAATCGCCAGAGCGAAACTACACTGGAGATAGAATCCGGAAACTTTTCGGAAATTTTCCCTTTCAATCCTTGAAGACGCCAAGAGGCAAAGCGCGCACATTGAGGCAATTCCCAAGCTCATCGAAAAATGTTTTCCTCCAGTGGCGATTGACCAACTATACTCACTGAAACGCGCATGGGTAGCCGCATCTGATAACTCCCCGCTCTCTGATCTCGCATGGTTAGCCATGATCTGCATCATCAGGTCGTGTTCACCAGTAGGGACGGCGCAATGGCAGTACGTGCTTCCCAACAAATCCAAGGCCAAGTCGCTCGAACCTTACGCCGCGTTTGAAGCCAAAGTATGGGAATTCTCAAACGACATGGCCATCCGCCAAAGTATGACCCACGGTCCCAAGGCAAAGCTCTATCACGAGGATGCTAGAAACAGTTCTTCTCTTCCTGACGGATGGGCCCAACTCGTTGTAACGTCTCCTCCGTATGCCAACAACTACGACTATGCAGATGCGACGAGACTCGAGATGACGCTGATGGGTGAGATTCAAGGTTGGGGGGACTTGCAAGATGCAGTCCGCAAATATCTGGTGCGTTCTTGCACACAGCACGTGGCCGAATTGAATGGGGAGACGAAGCCCATTCTGGAAGATCCAAACCTCGACCATATCCGGGAGGACTTGACGGTTGTCTGCGATTCGTTGGCAATCGAGCGGGAGATCCACGGCGGGAAAAAATCGTATCACACCATGATTGCCTCATACTTCAGCGACATGGCAAAAGTAATGCGAGCATTGCGTCGAGTGACGGCCAGCGGGGCGTTGGTCTGCTTCGTTGTCGGCGATTCGGCTCCTTATGGAATCTATGTTCCAGTGGAAAAATGGCTGGGGAAGCTTGCCGTCGCAGCCGGGTTTAAGTCTTATCATTTCGAGAAAACCAGAGATAGAAACGTGAAGTGGAAGAACCGCAAGCATCGCGTCCCGCTCCACGAAGGCCGCCTCTGGATAAATGGATAATATGGCGGAATCACCAGCCCATAAATTCGGACAGA includes:
- a CDS encoding LysR family transcriptional regulator, whose translation is MEITHMELRQLRYFLAVSEELHFGRAARRLHMSQPPLSAQIRQLEEEMRIQLFYRTKRKVELTEAGRVFAREARLILQQVELATGLAAEANRSKQNRLVVGCSPANSEVVVRILSAVARRNPALAITVKSLPTPQQIEALRNSQIDLGFITIPVPHEGLAVEPLWKEPLVVALPRAHALASRGRIALRALERETLILFPLYMSPGRYESIADMCRKAGFSLNAVHEVDNIHTMLEMVSAGMGVALLRASARLIENPLGRSLKHPLGNPVEKKSPGNRGIAFRDLQHSPLVETALAYRPDHKIASLPEFAAIARQVSSRFA